The following are from one region of the Apostichopus japonicus isolate 1M-3 chromosome 17, ASM3797524v1, whole genome shotgun sequence genome:
- the LOC139954819 gene encoding uncharacterized protein produces the protein MSLLEEREIKIRRAHLMEDVMAAYSDENLCLHKLKVTFEGESGDDFGGLTKEMLTLFWIKASHNFFHGENVTVPSIPLYRFRKEGTKYTTIGRILAHTAALTETIPCQIAKSAVVAMVFEGDINPDYLLKDFLLFVSPAERLLLKQAMLDFSTLTTTQKDRLSSFFSVNGLLELPKKEQINDQILTLAEEILVKSPSRFYGLMKKGIPMTHFETFWRQLTLDHIQCIMDAQRPTVTKVISSLKTAEDLRPEEERAFYFLKEYLRGLNNDELLNFLIFVTASVNLPVDGISVSYVGTFGIMRRPVAHTCSNLLQVSTSYQFPGV, from the coding sequence ATGAGCCTCTTGGAAGAAAGAGAAATCAAAATTAGAAGGGCACACTTAATGGAGGATGTGATGGCTGCATATAGTGATGAAAACTTGTGCCTTCATAAACTTAAAGTTACCTTTGAAGGAGAAAGCGGTGATGACTTTGGAGGATTGACAAAAGAGATGTTGACATTGTTTTGGATTAAAGCCTCACATAATttttttcatggtgaaaatgtTACTGTGCCATCCATTCCACTCTACCGCTTTCGAAAGGAAGGTACTAAGTATACAACGATTGGAAGAATTTTGGCACACACTGCAGCTTTGACTGAGACAATTCCTTGTCAAATTGCTAAGTCTGCTGTTGTTGCCATGGTTTTTGAAGGTGATATTAATCCAGACTATTTGCTGAAGGACTTTCTCCTCTTTGTCAGCCCAGCTGAAAGGCTCTTGCTCAAACAAGCAATGCTTGATTTTTCTACTTTAACTACAACTCAAAAAGACAGACTTTCTTCATTCTTTTCAGTCAATGGCTTGTTAGAGTTGCCAAAGAAGGAACAGATAAATGATCAAATTTTAACTCTTGCTGAAGAAATCCTTGTCAAGTCTCCATCAAGATTCTATGGCCTCATGAAAAAGGGGATACCCATGACccattttgaaacattttggagaCAGCTTACTTTGGATCATATTCAATGCATAATGGATGCTCAAAGACCCACAGTGACAAAAGTTATTTCTTCATTGAAGACTGCTGAAGATTTGCGTCCCGAAGAAGAAAgagcattttattttttaaaggagTACCTACGTGGACTGAATAATGATGAGTTACTtaactttttaatatttgtcaCTGCCTCAGTAAATTTGCCAGTAGATGGGATAAGTGTATCCTACGTTGGGACCTTTGGAATAATGCGCCGACCTGTTGCCCACACTTGTTCTAATCTTTTGCAAGTGAGCACAAGCTACCAGTTTCCAGGAGTTTAA